From Hippoglossus hippoglossus isolate fHipHip1 chromosome 14, fHipHip1.pri, whole genome shotgun sequence:
TATACTTTCTGCATCTTGTGCACCTGGGGTGTGGTTCAGCATGTCCATTAATTTTATGTTCTACGGTTCCAAGACACAAAGCTAAACAGAACATATCCCCAGGGAGCAGAGATGGGAGTGTAAAATATGGCTGTGAGATAGTTTGGAGACAGAATGAGGAAAGGCTTACTAGATGTCCAGCTCCTTGTGGTTCTGACCCACAGTTCGAGCTTCAGTCGTCAGGGAGTTGAGCACCACTGCCGGGTAGATGAAATACTTctccacacactgcagccaaGCATAAAGCTTCTCAAACCACATTAGCTGAGCAGCATCTGGGGGAAAGCAGAAAGAACATGTATCATACTTCTTAAGGACATCCAGATTCTAAAGTCAAATGTTCCCTCTACAGCTTTTACCACATGTGAAATTAATGTGGCAGAAACTTATTCAAACAAAAGATTTGGAAGATGTTTAAATAATGAGTGGTATGGTATTATATTGCTATTCTATTCCTGACTTGCATAGCTGTTATCAAGTACTGAAAATGGATATGTTCAGGATGATATATGATGCCTGGGAGGAAGATGTACAAGAGGGAACAGGCTGCACTATCATGTACGCACAGTGAAGTTATTTTACTCTtctaaaataaactttaaattacatgaataaaaagttATGTTGTAGCTCttccactttatttattgattcttATTGTACAAGTAATACTCAGAATATGCAtgcttgttaaaaaaaaaaaaaacgacaccACTTGATGCTGTTGCCTCTGTAACGCTTCCCAAGAGGTGACcgagatttgtgttttttctctagAGCACTTCAATGCAAGATCTTAGTGTTTTTCATTTACTCCATGCAGCTTTTTCCAGCGGGGATACTTACAATGTTCCACGTGTTCATATAATAGCTTTTCTTCTCACTTCCACATGCGTGTTTGCGTGAGAAGATAAAACAGCAATCAGACACTCACCTCGGACCTCAAACTGACTGTACTCTCTGGAGCGGAGCACGGGGTGAGCCAGGCAGAACCACGGCAGCTGTTTGCGGAGCTGCGGCAGGAGATAGTGTGTAATGAAGCCTATAACTCCAGCCAGGATGTACAAGACAAAGCTAAGAGCAGGCTGTTGATCAAGAGCAAAGAGAGGATAATTAACATAATAGGTCTTATGCCATTTGTCACTGAAATCCTGTGAGAAATGTGTTGGAAGAATAGGATCATAAACTCTGCTCCAACTAACTTGTAAAGCGATGAAAACTGTGCTGGCACTGATGGCAAAGGTAATCACAGCCATGAGGGGACACATGACGAGGTCAGAATGAAGAATCTCTTTCTACAAAGAGAAAGTGAGCAAGCACAAGGGTAtgattttaaaattaaagaTGCTACAACATCAAAAGTAAAACTTTCGGTCTGTGCAGGCTGCGAGATAGAGGGTGATATTTACCACAGAGTTACGCAGCTTCTCAGGGAGAGGGTCCTTGATCTCCACAGGGGGGTCTTCTGGTGTTCGGTTCTCCAGCTCAGGGAATAATTTAGATCGGACCAGTGACCTGATTTAAGAcgtaagggggaaaaaaagaaaataaccatGAGAGCTACAGCAAAAACTCAGGTCCAACATCAAAGTCTACAACGTCAGTGTAGTGAAAGCAGAaagtcagcagcagagaaggagcATCAATCAGACTTAAAACACTCCAGGTCAGTTTAATGCTTAAAGCACAAATAAAGGCAATACGTTACACAGCCTATGCAGTATTGATTAAAACTGTTGTTTCGTCACCTTAGCTGAAATGCTGTCTGAGTAATCAGACCTTAAGACACTACTTCAAAAGTAAGAGgaacaatatataaaacaaaaacatgtgttgaCATCAATAAAAGAGAATAATATGGAACAATATACTGACCACACGATGGTGGGATCACTGCTTTGGCGGCTGAGGTGGTAGGATAAGGCCAGGAGTAGgccacaaaacacagagaacagtACTGGCACATGGGCGTCCCCCCACGGTGCCtgatcaaaaaacaaacaaatattaagGACTTTTCTATGAATTCCTACCCTGAAACAGAGACACGCTCATGCAGTGCCTTAGTTCCACTTACATTGATAGCACCGAGGCAAAATCCATACAGCAGAGCAGCCACCAACATGCTGCGTATGAGGCtgaagagagatgagagggggCTGGTAGTGGCTGACGAAAGAGACATGTAGAGAAAAATTAGGAAGAACCTAAACACGAGTAATAACATGCAGTTTCTAAACGCACAGCGTTCAGATGATTTACACTTCCCCCTATTTCCCGACAAGGaattacatcatcatcatcatcatcatcctgtcCATGTAGAAATGTTCTTACCAGTTCCACCAAAAATGTGCATGTCTATCTGCTCCAGCAGACACATCACAAAAGTATTGACCTGAGGTAGCAACCCAAAGAGGAAAATGACCGGAAAACACAAGGCAAAGACTGTagggaaaaagaaggaaatattTATAATTCTTTAAATGTTAATCTGATGGAGACAAAAATTTGTAAAACTTTGCAGATTTCTGTCGACTAAAACTCTCCAACAAGTTTAAAATCACTAATCCATCCCATGCATGTAAATCTATTTATGGGTGTTCCCTTACTAAAGTACAACTCAAACGACGTTTCGTGTcatgtcacagtaggaaaagcacaggtgtaaataGTGATAATAAACTCTTTACATAAAACAGAATAACCATATTAACACAGatgtcaaaataataaaatgtatgaaaaaggGTTAAAGCAAGGTTAAGtttataataaaagaaaatatatggtTGAATTAATTAAGGATCCAAGTGTTACCAGAGGATGCATCTCTAATACGTAGTGGGAGATTGTTCCAAATCTTTGTTGTATAATTACACAAAGCTGCTTCACCATGTTTTGGGGCAGTTTGAGTGTGGCACATACATTCACATAAGAAAATGAATGATGACttaattccatttagctgcatCAGTTTCCTGATGAGCCATCGTTTATGTTATCAGTAACAACTGTGCTTTTCCTATAATAACACGTCAGTATGTCTGCTTTGAAAAGGGCTCATACAGAAATATAGACATAATTGAGTAGTTCAGTCTTAGTGTGAGTGGTGTCCTGGACATCTGGTGCAATGCTGATGCAACTAGTCATGTGTAAGAACTAACCAATGAGCATGTCCCTGACACAGAGCAGGAAGTGTCCAGAGAAGAAGGTGATGCCGTAGAGGGAGAAGGGTTGAAGACTTCCAGAGCGCCCAGATAGGTCAAAGACCCAGATCATCACACAGCATAGGCAGAAGTAAACCGGCCGACTGTACACGATGATCCAGTTATGGCCCTGTAATACACAACGAACCACAGTCACAATAATAACTTGTTTGGGGTTTGAGCTTTGAGAAATGTTTAACATCCAAAACAGTACTCACGTGCATGGGAGAAGCTGCATCTGGTTGTAcgctctaaaaataaaataaaaggcaGGCAGGCAATTCAATTTTCCATGAACtttttccataaaaaaaaaagcagaactGAGGACGGGGAAATCACACTCAAGATAGTTTGATACTTACATTGTGTAGCACATTGcaaacattagaaaaaaaactatgcCTTAAATACTGAGTGGAGGAAAAATACTTAAGCCTATTAAGCTGGGAAGACACTATGAATTATATACACATTGATTATTAATGGGAATCGATCTCTCCAACTAGAACAACGGTTTGATTGTTGGGTGGGGGTCAACGCCTGACTGATTTGCCAGAGAGATCAACAAGTATTTTGCATCTTGTGTCTTCACAGAGGCTgtgatacaaataaaacagaacttCATGACAGAATGGACAGAGCATGTCATCTTCAGACATCTTCACAACCATCTGTGGGTCGATTTTGTTTCCCaattaaagacaaacagcaCAAAATAGCACTAGCTTTCTCTTTTCTGACATTACTTGACAATGCATAcggttgaaataaaaaatgattttcattgTCATGGGTTCTTTCTACAGCACCCATGTCGTTGCTGGCAGAGAGGTGACTAAAATGTCCTACAATCAATACAATCATTCAGTCTCTGCCAAGCTTATGACACATGAAGatcaatataaataatgtaattcAGTGGATATCTACCTTCAGTAAGGAGTACTGGCAGCTTGCAATGACCAGGCAGAACTGGAAGACCCAGATGTCCCTGAAATAGCCGTGAAGCAGCAGTATGAACCCCAGGAAGGCCACCAGACTGGCCAGCACCACAGCAAACACGTTCTCACCCACACGACGGTTCCTGGCAACAGAATTCACAGAAAACGCAACAATATTTTCACTGTTCAAtctatttatataaatatcacGCTAATAGATAAAGGTAATAACTTGAATATATGTACTATTGGGACCTGTAATATGATTATGATTAAAGTAAGTTACAATGCTGTTGGACATCAGACACAGGGCGATAAAGGGTTTTCTTTAAATACTAAAACAATCATGCTGCATTAACATACTCTACTGTAGCTCCATTAAGCCACATCCCAATAATGCTGTTTTCAGCCATgaactgaactccagatattatcctgaaattatccagagcagatgtatgtgagaacacaaggCGATGAAGATGTTAagttggaaagacaatgagattttaGGGTGATGAATcaatgtgctgcaaacaaaaaacacatttccacagCGGAGTTTACacattatgtcctgcctcctttcctgttgttgtgaacacatctgacccacacaatctcctgctgcattcttcatatgtaaaacgCAAAATCTGGAGAACGTCCAGACCCAATATTCTTACCATTTTCcagatttcatgtctgaaaatggctgaagAGTAGTACAATACATTCTATACGAGAAGAGGTTATATTTAAAAGGTTAACCATTGTCACAATCATGTTTAAGTTTTTAGCCTTTTTTCCCTGTGAAACTTAAGATCTGGGAAGTGATGAGGTTAAGAAGGTTATGACTGTTTTTTGGATGAGCTTGTGGTGGTGTGTGCAGCTTCCGGTAGATATAATCCCTAAAGTCACACTGAGGAGAAAACCACCGTCACTCAGTGGCTTTTCGtctcatataaaaatatattaaaaagtaTCTTCTTATTTAGGAGGTGGTGTTAAAGCTGTATATTTAGATTACACCCACAGAGAAGAATTTAGTTTTGCCTTCAGGACTGAGAGACACAGATACATACCCGATATACCAGAAATATTAATATCACTTGATGCAGAGAGGGCATTTGTTCGGATGGAGTGGGATTATCTTTTATATACCCTCAAACTATTTGGTTTGAGATTTGTGTCTTGCGTAAGGCTTCTCTATTCTTACTCACTAGTGGCTGTCCAAACTAACAGCAATCTCCCACTCGGCAATAGGCAGGGCTGCCCCTTTTATTTGCAGTTAAACTGTTAGCAATGGCATTGCACAGTGACAGCGGTATTAAGAGTTTACTATGCAGGATATGTCTAATGCTATTTGTAGTCAGACTATTAAAATCTGCTAACAGTCAGCGGATGTTGACAACAAAGCAGAGAATGTTATATTCAAATGGTTTCACTACAGTTGTGTTGCAGCCCAGAAATGACCCGAAcaaattgaaataaaagaaaatatgaaaataaagacagacgGAAGTGTCTCTTTagataaatacagacatttcCAGTGGGACATTAGTGATGATGgggaaagaaaaatgatttctgagaacattttctttttttatgccaaagacagacagagagagtggaATTCTATATCCATTTCAATGCATTCCAACATTTGTCAATAGACAAATGTGATGTCTGGATTTATAtggaatacaaaaaaaacttaaatagGTCAAAACATGCTACAGCGGCACCATCAACACAGACTCTACCATAACAAAGAACAGAGAAGCTCAAATCCCAACATACTCAAAGGAAGTTTGACCTCATTCTCTGCTCAGGTCACCATTTCTCCACCATAGCTTCACATAGAAATGTTGTTGGCTGCAATGTAAATGTTGAACTGTCGTACAATTTTAgccatcaataaaaaaactactctagcaaaaacaaagaagagCCAACATAGATAGGTGGGATGTAGATCTAGGATGCATTATCTGTCATTATTCCTTATCTCTGAGCTCCCAAACATTGTCTCATCATAGATAACCACTCAACCATGAATGAGCAGCTGCCTGTTCACAGACAGACTGGGGTTTCAACTGTTCAACCAAGTCAAAAAACTGGTTGTGCATGTCTCTGTGGCTGGTTTGGGTCTGGAACAGTCTTTGTGCTccacaaaaaaaattattcGCTTTGGTTAAACTTCAAATATTTACTTGAAATATTACAGTTTGTCAGGCAAATCTTTCATGCTCagtgtcacagacacacaaaagaaagaatcaaataagattattttttttaaccaaatggACTTAGTGTATCAGTTGTTGATATTGGGGTAAAGCAAATAGAAAatgctttgctttgttttagAGAACAtggtaaaacaaacagaatcatTCTTCCTCTACTCAGAGTCAGTCTTACCTGTCCAATAAGGCCAGGAGAGCCAATCGATCATATCGAACCCTCAGCCACTTCCCAGGGAGCACCCAAAAGCGATAGTACTGTTTGGGTTTGGCTTTCTCCTCAATCATCAGAGTGTTTTCCTGGGACTCCTGTAGAGACTCGTGATCCAGATCAAACTAGAGATGAGGTGAGAAATAAGTGATGAATTCAGAGGAGGGAACTACATTGACAATCTGGGGTAGTTTCATTTTGCGATAGAGACAAGACTGATTTATGTGACACTCTGCCTAAGATAATCTACCATTTCAAACATCCAACTCTGCTAACCTCAGGCATTTCCAGAGGCACCCTGCGCACCTGCATGCCCTGTAGAACCACAGGTCTGGGCTGCAGCATGGACAGGACCGGTGCCCCTTCCTGGACCTCAGTGGAGGTGAAGCTTGATGACTGGGACTGCCTTTCCCTTTCccgttctctttctctctctctttccctttcccTTTCCCTGCAAAGACAAATACGTTTATGGTATTAATTGTCAGTCATTTTTGTCTTGGTtttataaaagcaaataaaagaaatacaaactaTAACTTACTGAACTGGGTCTTCATAACCACCTCCACCAGTTCCAAACGTGTAGGACCTCTTCACCCCTGTTAAACAGATAGATGACTGAAATGAAATACTTTAGGAACCAACATGGCATGAATGATGAATCTGTGTTATTTGAATTGCATTCATTCAACACATAACTAAAAAACATAAGAGGAAAATGtcttgatggagaaaaaaaatcaagtaaGTCTATTTCCCAAAATTCAGAACTGGTCATTTAAATGGACTGGCTCACCACTCTCGTCAAAGAAATAGTGCACTGCTCCCTCTGATGTGTCGTCGAAGGTGGAGGCCTCGTGGATGCCACTGCGAGGCAGTAGGAGCGAGGAGGCAAACTGTAAGGCTGAGGGGAGTGTGCGAGTCCGCGAATGAGAGGAGGTACGAACCCGCTGGAGGTCTTGCAGActacagggggaaaaaaacaaaaaacacaatgtgttcAACAATATTGTGTAATTTTACCGTTAGAATATAATTTTGGCAGTCTAAAGCCTAAAATCAATCAGTCGTGTAAAAGCTTACATATTTTGTAATAGGCAGTTCGAATTAATTAACGTGTTATCATTCATTTCGCCTTAAATTGCTGAGTATTAATTTTGTGGCAAATCCCCAGAAATATATCCCCTaaagaacaatttaaaaatcAGGATTTCTGATTCTTGCATTCATCATAAGTTGCCAATAGCTTTGAATGCTGCAGGCGTGATTAGAGAAATTGAAATGCACAGTTGAGATAAGGATTCAGCTATAAACCTTTATTCAGGTTTGCTTAGTGGACTGACCTGGGAGGGGATCCCATAGTGGACGGGGGCGGTGTAGGGTTGCTTCCAGCATTGTGTCTCCTGCGGATGGCCTGTGTCCTCTTAACACTGCTGACCGAGTCGTGTTTGTTCCCGTCCTCTGGAACCATGGCTGTAGAAGGGTTATTAGTTACATTGGTTTACAGTGTAAATGTTCACCATACAAGGcatcatttaaataaattaacctgtttgattttccttttgccattgtaaaatatgcatttagATGTATGCATGTCAAATACCCTGAATTACTTATTGATGGACGATCAACCAAACTGATCCCGCTGCATTTCTGCAGTCATAAAAAAACCCTCAGTCCATGTTGACAACTACAACAAAGCTTAATGATGCATTACTGTTCATGGTCAACTGTGGTGTAAACCAAATAAGCTTCATTAGAGGTTACAGTACATGAGCCACATCACAAGCTATGGGCAATATTTTTAAGTAATAAGGCAGCTCTTTATCTTCATCTCGAAATCCGCTTTATATTTACTTCATGGTTTGCAAATGACTTGGCTGAGTCACAGATATAGAAGTCAGCACTGATCTAAGGTCAGTAAATGAGGTTTACTTTTGCATTAGTGACTCAGATGAACCTTGAAAAGATGGTGACGATATATCACCCTCTTTCAAACAACTAAATTGGTTGAGGATCAAGGTCTGCGTCATGAAGCAAATTTCATACAATAAGATTATGCAGGGTTTTTCAACCATGTTAAGATCTGACAGCgcctgaatttttttttatgcaaagcCTAAACTgactaaacagaaaaacatgctgAAGGTTTTCTACTGGAAAAATGGATTGTCCCAAAAATAAgacaatatttttttcactaaaactttggtttaaaaaaagttgGGGTTGTCAAAtatttctgaataaatacatacCAGTGGTACTATGATATTTTGCAaagtgttgcattatgggttgtTTGTAGCCATATCATATTACTAGGCTAATTTAGTACTGAAAATTGTGTAGCATAGAAGTAGACTTTGTGAGCCCATCAATAGAGAGTCATTCATATCAGCCTTAAAAGTGTTTGGTCAGTCCTGCTGCCacaaaggaaataaattaaTGACGAGTAAAAGCAAGTTACTAGCATCTCCTCACGTCTTCACTGCATAAATTCATAATGGAGAAAATCTGCCAGTCTTCTTGCCAACACTGTGAGAGTATGTGTCACGTTAAcatgtgttaaaatgaaaagatatTCTGTTTAAAAGTTGTATGTGGGAGCAACCGGGTAGCCAAATTGTTCAAGCACAAACCATATGGGCGCATATGCCGTGAGGAGCAGGTCCCGAGTTCAACTCTCTGCTGAGCTGACcatttatttaatatcattCTACTattttttcatcctgttttctGCCTCTCCATCACTTTTTCTATCAAATATTTCTAGAAGGGTAGAAAACAGAGGTTGTGCAATTCATAAAGAGATGATGGCCAACCTTCATTGGTTATTCATAGTATGATTAAAAAAAGCTTCTATATTAAGCAACCTACTATATTTGATATCAACCTAAAAATTCTAAAGTTCAATAAATTAGTTTAAGAAAACAATATCCACCTAATTTTGACTTATTGGCTTCATATGAGACTCTCCAGGTTGGctatttttctttattaagaAGGGGACATCTCTAAAACACAACTCTGCACCACTGATGATTACAGAACTCACCTCCTCCCACAGCTCCCTCTTCAAGCAGCTCTCCTACCCTCCATCCCATCTGGTTGCCAGTCCAAGAGCCACCAAGAGAATCAAGTCGATGGTGAAGAGTTCCAGGGAAGCCATCGGTATGAATAGTGCGGGCCTCCAGATCAGACTTGGAGATGGTTAGAGTCCGGGGtgcaggggtggaggtggagggcaTTGTAATCAGAGTAGAGGGCTGAGCTGCCGTGTTGCTCTGGCCACCACCGGCACCATCCATACTTAGCACTCTTGCGTGAGTTTTAGCACTAGCCGTGCTAGAAGAGCGCTGAGCGGCACGAGAATGAGAGGGGCCAGCAGTTTCAGGTAAATCCCCTTCCCTTGGAGTGGGCAGTTGAGCAGCAGGGGAGAGTGGGGATGTCATGCCAGTGTTAGCGAGGTCTGGGGAGTAGCAGGAGGTAGAGGAACTTGaatcatcgtcatcatcgtctGAGCTATATCGACGCTGGGAGCCCAGACTAGAACCAGCGCTCATGTCACTGCCATCATCCTCATCGCTGGAATCTTCAAACAGACTTTCACTGTACGCCTTGGCGCCCAGTCGGCTGCGCACAGGGATGTAATCTCTATGTTGTCTATGATTGTGGTGACGCCTGTAAGAGCCACAGTCAAAACTACTGCTTCCTGCTCCAGCTCGCCTTCGTGGAGCTTTCCTTCGGCCCGGCCTGTGCCCTACACTACTGCCGCTGGCCCGCAGCAGCTTTAAGTCTTTCGGGCGCACAACCTGCTGGGCTTGCAGAGCAGGCTGGGCAGACAGTAAGAAGGGGGTAGAGGATATGGGCAAAGCAGGCTCAGAGCACACTAGACCCAGGGCCAGCCCTGAGGGCACTGAATTGGCCTGCCGAGGTGGGGGTAAAGGAGGAACTGGGAAATTTCTGTCTAAATCGCAAACCTCTGATTGGCCACTACTTGAAGGGGAAGAGTTCTGGAGAGGAGGGGGCTGTGCAATATCAGAGGGTGCAGGGGTCAAATCCTCTCCTTCAACAAGTGTCCTGTCTAGCCCCTGGCTAAGGGAAAACTCTTTGGAAGGTGAACGCAGTAGCACACTGTCTGACAGGTTGTCTGTGTCACTGCCATCCTGTCCTGCTGGATCTTCCCTAGGCCCAGGGATGTAGGAGCCTATTGCTTTTGCTGAGGCAGACGGCTGTCCGTCCACAGGCCGTGACTGGCTGAACGAAGGGCTTTCCAGCTGAGTGGAATCAGTTTTTTCACTGCGGTAACTACTAACAGTGCTCAACGTTTCACGGTCTGTGGTGGTGCCACCTGCACTGAAACAGCTGTCCGTGGATCCGGCAGCTAGTGCCACCCCGCTGCGGCTGCCTGGGTGCTCAGTCCCAGGTGCAAAAGCCACAGGGTCAAGGCCCAAACCCAGGAGGTTTTCACTCAGCTCCTCGCTTAAGCTGCTCTTTATAAGGGGGCTGAGGGGAGTATCCCCCAGGCTTTCAGATTCAGCAGAGGGGCCAAGGGGAGAATAAGCCCCCAACCCATTGTCCTCTGGATTCCGTTGttcctccacttcctgcaaCTGTTCTTTCTCACCCCCATCTTCTTGACTGGAGGGTGAAGGGGGGATAGACAAGCAGTCTCCAGGTTCTCCAAATACAGCAGACACTCCAGATACTCCCACAAGACCAGAGAAATCACCTCCCAGACCAGCAGCAATGCAGGACTGGATGATACAAGGACCTCCTGTACAGTAGAACAGACCAAAATGATATTGAAAATAACTTTTAGACTGTAACACAGAGGTTTCAAATTGTGCTTCTGAAGACCCAATgctttttttcattctttcatgtTAATCCATGCACCAACCTTAATCCCAACAGAAAGACTTAAGAGCTATGCCAACAATAGAATGTGTACAGTAGTTTTATGCTAATTGCCTGGGCTCCATAGTGTGACTCATTTACAAACAGGCACAATTAGGCGTTCAGTTTGCGTGATGCTCTTTCTGGTCAGTGATTAATAGCAGACTTACGAATGGTGTCCTGGGAGCTCTGGCGTAGGATATCCCGGTGAGCTGACGTAACAATCACATTATTGCTTCCTTGCTCCCGCATTAGTTCTTTGATATCTGAGGTCAAAATTAAAAAGCAAGAATGCATATTCAACTCATAGTGATGTGGCACACAGACTTGATTGTGTAAGGACATTGTGCAGAAGCATTTGAGATTAAACATTATTAACCACtgtttaaaataaagtcaattCTGAAAAGCAATATggcataaaaaataaaaaaaatcgaatTCAGCAGACACTTACCCTTAGTGCCCCCTGTATCCTCCAGCTGGGGCAAGAACTCCTGAAGAATAaggacaattaaaaaaatgcagtcagttaataaaaataactaattcaCATCAATATCCATTGTAACAAGACCATTACAACACTTGAATCTAAAGAGAAAAACCCATTTCAAATATGTAGAGTTGGGGAAATGATAAAGATGGGAAAAGGGGACTGCATGCTGCAATAAAATACAGTTACTCTCACCGACACTTGGTTCAACCCAAACAGCGAGTGCTGGGAGCTACAGCGCACCGGGGGTGTTGAGTTGACCTTCCGAAACACAGTCATCTCCACACCAACATGACTATCCCTGTAGAAAagttacacaaacagaaaattaaaaagcattCCGCATTGTAGAAAATTGTTATTTCTGCATTAATAGCTAAATAGTGAGTACTCATTTTTCATCAtgacagatataaaaaaaattgaagaaaaagtacaaaacataattaaatcAGGCAAAACCAAACTATAAAACTGTGTGATTCCATCAAATTAGTCAGAAAACACCTTCTTACCTGTGGTGATTCCCATCATGGACACCTGAACCTTCATCTCCCTCTTCTGTTCTTGGGGCTTCAGCTGTGAGTGAGGCCTGCTTCTTCTCTATAATCTCCCCAAGGTCGAACATAGCGTGGAGCCGGTAGTTCACCACCCTTAATGGCGGTGAAGAAAACTGCCACCACAGCAGAGTAGACGCCCGCTACTATCAAGCTTGGAGGAAGAgcctaagaaaaaaaaaaataattataataacagaAACTGAAACTATTCATAATAACGTGGCAATGAAATCCATTTCAGGGAATGAGTGCAAAGAATAATGATAACGGCTGGAAAatagtaaatttaaaaaaagcactgAACAAAACAGTGTTATGTACTTATCGTAATGAATGCAAATCGCCAGTTTACAGGCACCTGTGCTATAAAACAATTACTTATTAAAGATGGTAGGAATGAGATGTCTACCACAATTAGACATTCAAAACATTAGACTATCAGTTCAATTTAAGTTATTTTAGATATT
This genomic window contains:
- the LOC117774840 gene encoding LOW QUALITY PROTEIN: pecanex-like protein 3 (The sequence of the model RefSeq protein was modified relative to this genomic sequence to represent the inferred CDS: deleted 1 base in 1 codon), producing the protein MGSQALQILRQGVWASLTGGWYVDPHQSTFSTASTSTFGIFLLAFPFCCSCLIVAGVYSAVVAVFFTAIKVVNYRLHAMFDLGEIIEKKQASLTAEAPRTEEGDEGSGVHDGNHHRDSHVGVEMTVFRKVNSTPPVRCSSQHSLFGLNQVSEFLPQLEDTGGTKDIKELMREQGSNNVIVTSAHRDILRQSSQDTIRGPCIIQSCIAAGLGGDFSGLVGVSGVSAVFGEPGDCLSIPPSPSSQEDGGEKEQLQEVEEQRNPEDNGLGAYSPLGPSAESESLGDTPLSPLIKSSLSEELSENLLGLGLDPVAFAPGTEHPGSRSGVALAAGSTDSCFSAGGTTTDRETLSTVSSYRSEKTDSTQLESPSFSQSRPVDGQPSASAKAIGSYIPGPREDPAGQDGSDTDNLSDSVLLRSPSKEFSLSQGLDRTLVEGEDLTPAPSDIAQPPPLQNSSPSSSGQSEVCDLDRNFPVPPLPPPRQANSVPSGLALGLVCSEPALPISSTPFLLSAQPALQAQQVVRPKDLKLLRASGSSVGHRPGRRKAPRRRAGAGSSSFDCGSYRRHHNHRQHRDYIPVRSRLGAKAYSESLFEDSSDEDDGSDMSAGSSLGSQRRYSSDDDDDDSSSSTSCYSPDLANTGMTSPLSPAAQLPTPREGDLPETAGPSHSRAAQRSSSTASAKTHARVLSMDGAGGGQSNTAAQPSTLITMPSTSTPAPRTLTISKSDLEARTIHTDGFPGTLHHRLDSLGGSWTGNQMGWRVGELLEEGAVGGAMVPEDGNKHDSVSSVKRTQAIRRRHNAGSNPTPPPSTMGSPPSLQDLQRVRTSSHSRTRTLPSALQFASSLLLPRSGIHEASTFDDTSEGAVHYFFDESGVKRSYTFGTGGGGYEDPVQERERERERERERERERQSQSSSFTSTEVQEGAPVLSMLQPRPVVLQGMQVRRVPLEMPEFDLDHESLQESQENTLMIEEKAKPKQYYRFWVLPGKWLRVRYDRLALLALLDRNRRVGENVFAVVLASLVAFLGFILLLHGYFRDIWVFQFCLVIASCQYSLLKSVQPDAASPMHGHNWIIVYSRPVYFCLCCVMIWVFDLSGRSGSLQPFSLYGITFFSGHFLLCVRDMLIVFALCFPVIFLFGLLPQVNTFVMCLLEQIDMHIFGGTATTSPLSSLFSLIRSMLVAALLYGFCLGAINAPWGDAHVPVLFSVFCGLLLALSYHLSRQSSDPTIVWSLVRSKLFPELENRTPEDPPVEIKDPLPEKLRNSVKEILHSDLVMCPLMAVITFAISASTVFIALQPALSFVLYILAGVIGFITHYLLPQLRKQLPWFCLAHPVLRSREYSQFEVRDAAQLMWFEKLYAWLQCVEKYFIYPAVVLNSLTTEARTVGQNHKELDIYSRALFISVAGMKLLRSSFCAPSQQYVTLCFTTLFFQFDYPHFSETFLIDYYFMSILFSKMWDLLYKLRFVLTYIAPWQITWGSAFHAFAQPFAVPHSAVLFVQAIFSAVFSTPLNPVLGSAVFVTSYTRPVKFWERDYNTKRVDHSNTRLATQLDRNPGADDNNLNSIFYEHLTRSLQHSLCGDLLLGRWGNYSTGDCFILASDYLNALVHIIEIGNGLVTFQLRGLEFRGTYCQQREVEAITEGVEEDEGCCCCEPGHLPHMLSFNAAFGQRWLAWEVAATKYVLEGYSISDNNAASMLQVFDLRKILITYYVKSIIYYVSRSSKLEEWLTNETVQEALQPCLSPNYVDSDPTFNLNIDEDYDHRASGITLSSFCMIYLDWIQYCNSRRQTSVTCERDSPLVNLCFGLCILGRRALGTASHSMSASLEPFLYGLHALFKGDFRITSPRDEWVFADMDLLNRVVAPGVRMSLKLHQDHFTSPDEYEDPMVLYDAITANEEKMLISHEGDPVWRSAILANMPSLLALRHIMDDGSDEYKIIMLNKRFLSFRVIKVNRECVRGLWAGQQQELVFLRNRNPERGSIQNAKQALRNMINSSCDQPIGYPIYVSPLTTSYAGGHSQLRSVWGGPISPHNIYTWLISSWDRLQKGCGAGCNSGGNIEDSDCGGGSTSISTNPAIHTTQSTPASSLPQPHITTIQPSMGTDNPVGPTQNWPHHPQPLPLALLSQSEGRMEAGLLTSLQRTSSIQGLLGQQLSSSQLSFSSTMIPTPLQGSERFCPASLLENSGHRAGQRAGLGQGSGLHYESHFGKWSFSGRKGFNGPAALEGEGGTVQTIRTQPTPPAPLQELSSIQDPLGATQTMDSTLQSAGDPPTPREESTELPLLEHLR